The Miscanthus floridulus cultivar M001 chromosome 17, ASM1932011v1, whole genome shotgun sequence genome has a window encoding:
- the LOC136518272 gene encoding uncharacterized protein gives MRIRDDQRLAILGDPESEPKVVAKYLRVAQPRYRQLVISIKTLLDINELSIEEVTGRLKAADDGHDPSGGAGSSTACLNNTEEELVVRVVSRLQLSGTGASGGGRPPSSNQRRGRGNGAPKSHEGGGDSKSSTGSDRKKKKKLAGDECAYYGKTGHWAHECCKKKRDETAHVAQAHEEPKEGALMLGMASIHCTSSPTVQPPAKTTGQRAFFSELDTGIHGTVRFGDSSMVAIEGHSTILFECKNGEHHLLAGVYYIPKLTANIVNLGFGHLGFQGLRALSKGGMVRGLPPIDHVDQVYDSCLASKQRRCPFSTVVSGHQQKLDDRSTPMVFIGYEPGSKDYRFYNPNTERVIISRDAVFDEGRAWDWSSVSESSG, from the exons ATGCGCATCAGAGATGATCAG CGTCTGGCGATTCTTGGCGACCCCGAGTCGGAGCCGAAGGTGGTTGCCAAATACCTCCGCGTCGCGCAACCGAGGTACAGGCAGCTCGTGATCTCCATCAAGACGCTCCTCGATATCAATGAGCTCTCGATCGAGGAGGTTACGGGGAGACTCAAGGCGGCGGATGACGGACATGATCCTAGTGGGGGTGCAGGCTCGTCTACTGCATGCCTCAACAACACAGAGGAGGAGTTGGTGGTGCGGGTTGTGTCCCGGCTGCAGCTCTCGGGCACAGGTGCTTCTGGAGGTGGACGGCCGCCGTCGTCAAATCAGAGGCGTGGACGCGGCAATGGAGCGCCGAAgagccatgaaggcggtggcgaTTCCAAGTCCTCCACCGGTagtgacaggaagaagaagaagaagctcgCCGGTGATGAATGCGCCTACTATGGCAAAACGGGGCACTGGGCCCACGAGTGCTGCAAGAAGAAGCGCGACGAGACGGCCCACGTGGCCCAAGCCCATGAAGAGCCCAAGGAGGGAGCACTTATGCTGGGCATGGCCTCCATTCACTGTACCTCTTCCCCAACTGTGCAGCCGCCGGCAAAGACGACTG GTCAGCGCGCgttcttctccgagctcgacaccGGCATCCACGGCACTGTGCGGTTCGGCGATAGTTCCATGGTCGCCATTGAGGGGCACAGCACGATCCTCTTCGAGTGCAAGAACGGTGAACACCATCTGTTGGCTGGGGTCTACTACATCCCCAAGCTGACGGCAAACATTGTCAATCTAGG GTTCGGGCACCTTGGGTTCCAGGGGCTCCGTGCGCTCTCCAAGGGCGGCATGGTGCGCGGTCTGCCACCAATCGACCACGTTGATCAAGTCTACGACAGCTGCTTGGCAAGCAAGCAGCGACGGTGTCCATTCTCGACG GTTGTCAGCGGACATCAACAGAAGCTGGACGATCGAAGTACCCCGATGGTCTTCATCGGGTACGAACCGGGGTCCAAGGATTACCGCTTCTACAACCCAAATACCGAGCGGGTGATCATCTCGCGTGATGCGGTGTTCGATGAAGGAAGGGCGTGGGATTGGAGCAGTGTCAGCGAGTCTAGTGGGTAG